Proteins from one Microcoleus sp. bin38.metabat.b11b12b14.051 genomic window:
- a CDS encoding TldD/PmbA family protein — translation MSDSTIEQILKLASQRADAAEVYYLSSQDTPIEFENNRLKSLQTKALQGVALRLIYKGKIGFASSTDLTRIDDLVDAAIQTAEIGDPAEFELASDFHLKGPESAYTPPTTQELVETGKNLIEQVHAYNPDIMVDVGFHVRKGRVKIATTRDVYAERCSQIVSGTIAGNLVKGEDFMQAYSYDVARDRAIDTNSILQSLLEKYRLAEHPATITSGSYPVLFTPRAAASTLGSLFDTILSGQTVVQKASPLADKIGETLFDERFTFFEDPTLGPSACPFDDEGTPTTRKTLIDKGTVTGFYWDRRWAARAGVRSTGNGFRGGLSRPGPDLTNFCISPGNTSTQDLIASMDEGLIIEQVLGAGQSNQLAGEFSVNLDLGYKVEKGKIVGRVKNTMVAGSIFEAFKNLADLSSEAEWVGGGAYLPSMLFHHLGVASRQ, via the coding sequence GTGAGCGATTCCACCATAGAGCAGATTTTGAAATTGGCAAGTCAGCGAGCGGATGCCGCTGAAGTATACTACCTGTCAAGTCAAGACACCCCGATCGAATTTGAAAACAATCGCCTCAAATCCCTGCAAACCAAAGCACTGCAAGGCGTAGCACTCCGGCTGATTTACAAAGGCAAAATCGGCTTTGCTAGTTCCACAGACTTAACGCGGATAGATGATTTAGTAGATGCAGCGATTCAAACAGCCGAAATCGGCGACCCCGCAGAATTTGAACTCGCCTCCGACTTCCATCTCAAAGGCCCGGAAAGCGCCTACACTCCGCCCACAACCCAAGAATTAGTCGAAACCGGCAAAAACCTCATCGAGCAAGTCCACGCCTACAATCCCGATATTATGGTAGATGTGGGCTTTCACGTCCGTAAAGGTCGCGTCAAAATTGCCACGACGCGAGATGTATATGCCGAAAGGTGCAGCCAAATAGTCAGCGGGACGATCGCAGGCAACTTGGTAAAAGGAGAAGACTTTATGCAAGCATACAGTTACGATGTCGCGCGCGATCGGGCGATCGACACCAACAGCATCCTCCAATCCCTCCTCGAAAAATACCGCCTCGCCGAACATCCAGCCACCATCACCAGCGGTTCCTACCCAGTATTATTTACCCCCAGAGCCGCCGCCAGCACATTAGGAAGCCTATTTGATACCATCCTTTCAGGTCAAACAGTAGTCCAAAAAGCCTCTCCCCTAGCCGACAAAATCGGCGAAACCTTATTTGACGAACGGTTCACCTTTTTTGAAGACCCCACCCTAGGCCCTTCCGCTTGTCCCTTTGACGACGAAGGTACACCAACCACCCGCAAAACCTTGATTGACAAAGGAACCGTCACCGGATTTTACTGGGATCGCAGGTGGGCGGCCCGCGCTGGTGTACGATCGACCGGTAACGGTTTTCGTGGCGGATTGTCTCGCCCAGGCCCAGACTTGACTAACTTCTGCATTTCCCCAGGAAATACCAGCACCCAAGACTTGATTGCTAGCATGGACGAAGGTCTTATCATAGAACAGGTTTTAGGTGCCGGTCAGTCCAATCAGTTAGCTGGCGAATTTTCTGTCAATTTAGACTTAGGCTATAAAGTAGAAAAAGGCAAAATTGTCGGTCGCGTCAAGAATACAATGGTTGCAGGCAGCATTTTTGAAGCCTTTAAAAATTTGGCAGATTTGAGCAGCGAAGCCGAATGGGTAGGCGGTGGGGCATATTTGCCGAGTATGCTGTTTCACCACTTGGGTGTAGCTTCGAGGCAATAA